Within the Streptomyces vilmorinianum genome, the region CCAGACGAGCTCGCCCAGCGCGCCCAGGTTGGCGTCGTTGTCGACGTACACGGGCACGCCGAGCCGCCCGGAGAGCTCGTCGGCCGGGTTGATGCCGCTCCAGCCCGGCAGGATCGAGGTGGAGCCCAGCCTGCCGGAGGAGACGTCGATCGGTCCCGGGACGCCGAGGCCGACGCCGATGACCTTGTCCCGGTCGATCCCGGTGGCCTCGATCAGCCGCGTGACCAGCTGTTCCGCCCGGTCGAAGCCCTCCGCGGCGGAGGCGTCGACGTCGAGCGGCTCGGACTCCTCGGCGAGGACCTGGTGGGCGAGATTGCCGACGGCGACGCGGAGGTGGGTGTGCCCGAAGTCGACGCCGATGACGATGCCGGCGTCGCCGGAGAGCGAGACGCTGCGTGCCCGGCGGCCGCCCGCGGAGGTGGGGGTGACCTCGACGGTTCCGCCGTCCTTCAACTCCCGCACGATGTTGGAGACCGTGGCGGCGGACAGGCCGGTCGCTCGGGCGATCTCCGCCTGGGTGAGCGAGCCGGCCATGCGTACCGCACGGACGACCCGTTCCAGATTGGCCCTGTGCAGAGAGGTCTGCGACCCCGGAGTCTCCATCGACTCATCCACTCCCGCCTGCGATGGACGGTGCGACCACCGCCCCCGGCCGGGGCCGCGCCTGTGAGACCCCAGCTTGTTCTCCAACTTGTGAACTCTAAGCTGAGCCTTTAGGCCTGTCCCCCGTCAAGAGCTGAGCGCGTCCGGGCTCGAATGAGCCCGGACGGGGGAACGCCCACTCCGGCACGGCGAAGGCCCCGGCGGGATGTCCCGCCGGGGCCTCTCGGCTCGTACCGGTGTGTCCGGTGCGTCCTACTTGAGCGCGCCGGCCGTGAGGCCGGACTGCACCTGCCGCTGGAAGATCGTGTACACGACGAGCACCGGGAGCATGGCGATCATCATGCCCGCCATGAGGGCGCCCCAGTCGTTCTCGTACCCCTGCTGCAGCGCGATCATCGCGAGGCCCTGGGTGAGGACGTACTTGTCCTCCTGCTGGTTGAGGACCATCGGCAGCAGGTACTGGTTCCACTGGCCGAGGAAGTTGAAGATGCCGATGCTGATCAGGCCGGGCTTGGCCATCGGCAGCATCACCTGGAAGAACGTCCGGGTGTGCGACGCGCCGTCGATCATCGCCGCCTCCGCCACCGTCGTCGGCAGGGTGCGGAAGAACGCCGTCATGAAGAAGACGGTGAACGGCAGCGAGTAGGCGATGTAGACCAGGATCAGGCCGTGGTACGTCGCGAGCAGGGAGCTGCCCGGGAAGTCCCGCAGGACGAAGAAGAGCGGGATGACCAGCATGAACACCGGGAAGGACATGCCCGCCACGAACAGGTAGTAGATGAACCTGTTCCCCGGGAAGGTGAAGCGGGCCAGGACGTACGCGGCCATGGAGCCGAGCACCATCGTGCCGATCACCGACCCGCCCACGACGATGACGGTGTTGATGAAGTACTGGCCCATGTTCGCGTCGTTCCACGCGTTGGACCAGTTCTCCCAGTGCAGGACGGTCGGCAGGCCCCACGGGTCGGTGAGGATGCCGTTGCTGTCCTTGAAGGCGCTCCACAGCACCCACAGCAGCGGCACGCCGACCATCAGCGCCCAGACGATCAGGATGCCGTGGGAGAAGACGTTGAGGACGCTGCCCTCGGAGGAGCGGCCGTTGGTCGGCCCGAGCTTCGCGGGGACGGTGGCGGGCGTGTCCAGCTTCGCCACCGTCTCGATCTCTTCGGTCGTCATCCGCCGTACCCCTAGTACTCGATCCGCTCACGTCGCGCGAAGCGCATCGTGAGCACTGCGAAGGTCATCGTGACAATGAGCATCGCGATGCCCATGGCGGAGGCGTAGCCGAACTGGCTGTCTCGGAAGGCCGTCAGGTAGAGCCTCAGCGGCATGACGTCCGTGGCCCCGTCCGGACCGCCCATGTTCACCGACATGATCTGGACCAGGGCGAAGGCGTCGAGGGCGATGATGCCCATGTACACCCAGCCGGTCTGGACCGTGTCCCAGAGCAGCGGCAGGGTGATCTTGAAGAAGGTGTGGAAGCGGTTGGCGCCGTCGAGCAGCGCCGCCTCGTAGATGTCCCGCGGGATGGAGGCCATCGCCGCGGAGAAGAGCACCACATAGAAGCCGACGTGGCCCCAGACCATGACCGCGCTGATGCACCACAGCGCGAGGCTCTTCTCGCCCAGCCAGGAGTTCTGCAGGCTGTCCAGGCCCACCGCGCCGAGCAGCGAGTTGAGCATGCCGTCCTGCGGGTCCGGGTTGTAGATGTTGAACCAGATGACCGCGATGATCGTGATCGAGATGACCTGCGGGAAGAAGAAGACGAACTTGTACAGCTTCGAACCGGCCACACCGGTGACGACTTCGTTCTTCCTGCGCCGGCCGCCGACATTGAGCATGAAGGCGAAGAAGAGTCCGAGGCCGAGGGTGACCACCGGGACCAGCGCCAGCATGTAGATGTTGTGGCGCAGCGCGTTCCAGAAGTCGTCGCTGTCCCAGAGTTTCTCGAAGTTGTCCAGGCCGACGAACTGGGCGGTCCCCACGAGCCCGGACCAGTCGGTCATCGAGATCTGGAACGCCTGGACGAACGGCGAGATCACGAAGATCGCATAAATGATCAGAGGCAGGGCCAGGAAGCCCACGATGAATCGGTATTTGCCGTGTTGCATGGTGCTCCCCGGCCCTTCCCCTCTTTTGCTGGACTTACCAGGTCAGGCGGTGCGCTTGAACTTGGCGACGGAGCTGTCCTTGGCCACCTTGTCGCATTCCTCCTGGGTCTTCTTGATCCAGTCGGCCGCCTTCAGTTCGCCGGTGAGCAGCTGGCCCGTCAGACCACCGATCTTCTCGTCGGTCAGCGCCGGGTACCACTCCTGCAGCTGAAGGCTGATCAGGTTGGTGCCGGCCTCCTTGAAGACCTTGCTGGCGGAGGCGAGACCGGGCGAGAGCTGCATTCCCTCGGTGGCGTCCATGACGCAGGTCAGCGACTTCACCTTGGTGGCGAAGTTCTGCGCGTGCTTCTTGGAGAGCATGATGCGCAGCATCTCCATACCGCCGATCGGGTTCTTGCCCTTGGCCGAGACGAGGTACGGCTCGCTCGGCTCGGCGCGCAGGGTGCCGTGGGGCATCTTGTCTCCGCTGCCGTCGAAGAGGGCGCCGACGGCCATGCCGAAGTCGGACGGCGTGGTCGGGGCGGCCTCGTTCTCGACCCAGGAGCCGTTCGGGATGAAGACGGCCTTGCCCTTGTTCCAGGCGGTCTGGGACTGGATGTGGGTCAGGCCCTGGCTGCCTTCGAGGAAGTACTTCTTGGCGGCCAGCTCCTCGTAGTGCTCGACGACCTGCTTGACCGCGTCGCTCTTGGTCCATGCGTTGGGCTCGAGGTTGTCGATCGCGATCCACCCCTCCATGCCGCCGATCTTGGCGATCTGCGCGAAGAGGTTGAAGTGGACGTAGTACGGATACTTGCCCGCGTACGTCCAGGGCGCGATGCCGGCCTTCTTGATCTCGCCGCAGAGGGTGACCATCTCGTCGAGGGTCTTGGGGTACGCCCAGCCCTTGGACTCGAGGAGCTTCTGCGAGTACCAGGTGCCGTAGATCGTGAAGGCGTAGTACAGCACGTCGAACTTGTCGCCGTGCATGCCCTTCTCGATGGTGCTCGGGTGGATCGTGTCCCGGACCTTCTTCGCCGGGTCGTCCATGGAGGCGGCGTCGAGCAGCACGCCGAGGTCCTGCAGCTGGCCCTGGGTGGAGAGCTTGTTCATGTCCAGGTGGTCGGCGCCGGAGTTGTCGATGACGTCCGGCGGGTTGCCGCCCGCGAAGCGCGGCGTCAGCTTGGGGCCGACCTGCTGCGTGCCCGTGTGCTTGACCTCGGCGCCGTAGGTCGCCTTGAAGTCGGCCTCCGCGTCCTTGGCGTACTGGTCGCCCAGACCGCCCTTGAAGATGAACGCCTCCAGCGGGGCGCCCTGCTTCACGCCGAGCGGGTTCTTCGCGGTCTTCTCGCCACCGGCGGCCTTCGGTCCCTTCTCGCCGCCACCGCCACCG harbors:
- a CDS encoding ROK family transcriptional regulator, encoding METPGSQTSLHRANLERVVRAVRMAGSLTQAEIARATGLSAATVSNIVRELKDGGTVEVTPTSAGGRRARSVSLSGDAGIVIGVDFGHTHLRVAVGNLAHQVLAEESEPLDVDASAAEGFDRAEQLVTRLIEATGIDRDKVIGVGLGVPGPIDVSSGRLGSTSILPGWSGINPADELSGRLGVPVYVDNDANLGALGELVWGSGRGVKDLAYIKVASGVGAGLVIDGRVYRGPGGTAGEIGHITIDESGPVCRCGNRGCLETFTAARYVLPLLQPGHGADLTMERVVQLAREGDPGCRRVIADVGRHIGSGVANLCNLLNPSRVVLGGDLAEAGELVLSPIRDSVSRYAIPSAARQLSLVPGALGPRAEVLGALALVLNEMGDSTLLESALPASV
- a CDS encoding carbohydrate ABC transporter permease, which codes for MTTEEIETVAKLDTPATVPAKLGPTNGRSSEGSVLNVFSHGILIVWALMVGVPLLWVLWSAFKDSNGILTDPWGLPTVLHWENWSNAWNDANMGQYFINTVIVVGGSVIGTMVLGSMAAYVLARFTFPGNRFIYYLFVAGMSFPVFMLVIPLFFVLRDFPGSSLLATYHGLILVYIAYSLPFTVFFMTAFFRTLPTTVAEAAMIDGASHTRTFFQVMLPMAKPGLISIGIFNFLGQWNQYLLPMVLNQQEDKYVLTQGLAMIALQQGYENDWGALMAGMMIAMLPVLVVYTIFQRQVQSGLTAGALK
- a CDS encoding carbohydrate ABC transporter permease, with amino-acid sequence MQHGKYRFIVGFLALPLIIYAIFVISPFVQAFQISMTDWSGLVGTAQFVGLDNFEKLWDSDDFWNALRHNIYMLALVPVVTLGLGLFFAFMLNVGGRRRKNEVVTGVAGSKLYKFVFFFPQVISITIIAVIWFNIYNPDPQDGMLNSLLGAVGLDSLQNSWLGEKSLALWCISAVMVWGHVGFYVVLFSAAMASIPRDIYEAALLDGANRFHTFFKITLPLLWDTVQTGWVYMGIIALDAFALVQIMSVNMGGPDGATDVMPLRLYLTAFRDSQFGYASAMGIAMLIVTMTFAVLTMRFARRERIEY
- the ngcE gene encoding N-acetylglucosamine/diacetylchitobiose ABC transporter substrate-binding protein, encoding MGSTSAHNDEGLGRRDLMKRSAALGLISVPTMSFLSACATGGGGGEKGPKAAGGEKTAKNPLGVKQGAPLEAFIFKGGLGDQYAKDAEADFKATYGAEVKHTGTQQVGPKLTPRFAGGNPPDVIDNSGADHLDMNKLSTQGQLQDLGVLLDAASMDDPAKKVRDTIHPSTIEKGMHGDKFDVLYYAFTIYGTWYSQKLLESKGWAYPKTLDEMVTLCGEIKKAGIAPWTYAGKYPYYVHFNLFAQIAKIGGMEGWIAIDNLEPNAWTKSDAVKQVVEHYEELAAKKYFLEGSQGLTHIQSQTAWNKGKAVFIPNGSWVENEAAPTTPSDFGMAVGALFDGSGDKMPHGTLRAEPSEPYLVSAKGKNPIGGMEMLRIMLSKKHAQNFATKVKSLTCVMDATEGMQLSPGLASASKVFKEAGTNLISLQLQEWYPALTDEKIGGLTGQLLTGELKAADWIKKTQEECDKVAKDSSVAKFKRTA